ACAGGTTTAACagttatttcatttatttgctGGCAattgcatgtaatatatcttGAGCACATCCTATTATTTAGGCTATCTGACTTTATCCTTATTTAGGCTATCCGACTTTATTCTGAAGtggttttattctttcaacaacttttaattttcatgTTCGATGGAATATTCATATCTGCCTCTGATAACACTTTTTCATCATATCATTAGAAAACTCATAGAAAACTGCTAgtcattaataaaacaaaaccattgggcttgtcccggatttgaacccaggacctctcgcacccaaagcgagaatcatacccctagaccaacaagcctTTTTCTTACCTCTAACTTTGCCTTGTTGAGCTAACTTTCTCTCAGATAGGGCATGCATAGTAGTATGAATGTCTGAAACCAGTCCCTATGTATTCTGAAATAGGTTTAACAGCCAAAGCGTTTACTTACtagcaattgtatgtaatacatCCTGATCACAGACCATTATTTAGGCTATCCGACTTTACCctgaagtgtgtgtgtgtgcatgtgcgtgtgcgtgtgtgtgtgtgcgtgtgtgcgtgtgcgtgtgcgtgtgtgggtgtatttattttcaacaaCAGAAACAAtatagaaaaataaactgcatattagtaaatatatcaggttaattacaaattagtgagaaaatgaaaagagtatagcaaaattcactcaacctgagcacgagataatgatgatggagcCATAGTTGCGCTGTAGCCCAGCCAATGTTGCGCAAGCCCCAAAAACAGTCAACAGCAGCAGAACAAAGGCAGGCCTCAGCCCACCCTAATCAGAGAGACAGGAGATAGcgttttacttgttttttaaagtcaaatttgTTTACAGTTTTCTTCAATCTGTCAGGTAGGTTACTCCAATAAACAGTTGTTTgatattgaatagttttttggAGATATAGAAGtggttttattctttcaacaccTTTTAGTTTTCATGTTCGATGGATTATTCGTATCTGCCTCCGTTAACATTTTTTGATTATATCATCAGAAAACTCATAAAAAACcgttatttattaataaagcaAAACCATTGGGCTTGTCCAAGATTTGAACCCCGGACCAACGAGCCTCCTCGTTTCATTCTTTCATACTTTTCGGGTCGCTAGAAAAAAATATTGGTGATGCAAAGATTTTTTACTGCCAATCTATTCTACCCGAAAACTTTCTATTATCGAAAGTTGTTTCCAATTTGCTTAAATTCTATTTTCAATGTTAGCTTTTCAAACTGCTAGTCTGCCGCCCGTACTGATGTTCGTACTTTTAGGCATGCCCTGTTTGGCAATTTTTGGTTTAACATCTGAAACCAGTCTCTGTGTCATCTATAACAGGTTTAATAGCTATCTCATTTATTTGCTAGCAattgcatgtaatatatcttGAGCACATCCTATTATTTAGGCTATCCGACTTTATCCTGAAGtggttttattctttcaacaccTTTTAATTTTCATGTTTGATGGAATATTCGTATCTGTTCCCGTTAACATTTTTGATCATATTTTCAGCAAACTCATAGAAACCTGTTAGCcattattaaaacaaaaccactgggcttgtccgggatttgaacccgggacctctcgcaccctaagcgagaatcatacccctagaccaacaagcctcCTTGTTTCATTCTTTCATACATTTCGGATCGGTAGAAAAAATCTTTGGTGATGCAAACATTTATTACTGCCGGGCTATTCCACCCGAAAACTTTCCATTGTCGAAAGTTGTTTCCAATTTGCTAATTCTATTTTCAATGTTAGCTTGTCAAAAAGCTAGTCTGCCACCAATACTGATATTCGTACTTTTAAGCATGCCCTGTTTGAATGTTTTTGGTTTAACATCTGAAACCAACCTCTGTATCGTCTAGAACAGGTTTAACagttatttcatttatttactTGCAattgcatgtaatatatcttGAGCACTTCCCATTATTTAGGCTATCCGACTTTATTCTGAAGtggttttattctttcaacaccTTTTAATTTTCATGTTCGATGGAATATTCATATCTGCCTCTGATAACACTTTTTCATCATATCATTAGAAAACTCATAGAAAAATGCTAgtcattaataaaacaaaaccatTGGGCTTGTCCGGGATATGACCCCGAGACCTCTCAcacccaaagcgagaatcatacccctagaccaacaagcctcTTTCTTACTTCTAACTTTGCCTTGTTGAACTAAAAATCCCTCAGTCAGGGCATGCATAGAAGTATGAATGTCTGAATCCAGTCCCTATGTATTCTGAAATAGGTTTAACAGCCATAGCATTTATTTACtagcaattgtatgtaatacatCCTGATCACAGACCATTATTTAGGCTATCCGACTTTACCctgaagtgtgtgtgtgcgtgtgtgtgtatttattttcatcaacagaaacaatatagaaaaataaactgcatattGGTAAATAAATCAGGTTAATTACAAATTAGTGAGAAAATGAAAAGAGtatagcaaaattcactcaacctgagcacgagataatgatgatggagcCATAAGTGCGCTGTAGCCCAGCTAATGTTGCGCAAGCCCCAAAAACAGTCAACAGCAGCAGAACAAAGGCAGGCCTCAGCCCACCCTAGTCAGAGAGACAGGAGATAGcgttttacttgttttttaaagtcaaatttgTTTACAGTTTTCTTCAATCTGTCAGGTAGGTTATTCCAATAAACAGTTGTTTgatattgaatagttttttggAGATATAGAAGtggttttattctttcaacaccTTTTAGTTTTCATGTTCGATGGATTATTCGTATCTGCCTCCGTTAACATTTTTTGATTATATCATCAGAAAACTCATAAAAAACCGTTATTCATTAACCATTTCAGTCATACAAGCCTCTGTGGAGgcttggagttgtctgcacacAGTCCTCCTAGCCTCTGTAGAGGCTTTAGTGTAACTCTATTTGGCATAGACTAATTTCAGCCTTTGTCCAATCCAAATGAAGTCTTAGAGTAGCCAACCAATAAGAAGAGATGCTAAGCTTCCCTTATTGGCTAATATTGAACCATGTTACAATGAAAGTTTTCTGAGTAAAGGCCAATGAAAATATACGGAAGGAAACTCACAACTACGCGGCCATTTTTGATTGTTGAAAGTTGTAACATTTTGAAGTGCTGGGTTATTTATGGATTTTTCTAATGATTTTGAGTATGATTCAgatgattttgtggacaatgCTACTGGAGCTCATCCTAGAACAAGGGgcattgtttttgatgctgatACTGGTGATGATGACTCACAATTAGGTGCTGATTTCGACTCGGATTCAGATTTTGATCAGCTGGACTCAAATTCTACTAGTACTGCTACTACTAGTAGACCTACTAGTACAACTGATACTGGAGCTGCTAGTACTAGTACTGCTACCAACATTCCTACTGGAGCCTCTGGTGATGACGGTAGTTCAGGAAATCTGGCAGCACCAGGTTATCTGGGATTCATCCTGTCTGACTTGGATAATACCCCAACACCCACGTTCGATTGGCAGCCTACTGAGAAAGTAATGTGCAGCCCTAACTTTGACCCAGCTGCACCACATGGACCAACAAGAGTAATGCCTGCTGATTCAAAGCCAGCTGACTTCTTCATGCTGTTCTACGATGAGAAACTTTTACAATCAGTTTGTGATTTCACGAACGAGAATGCTGCCAGACGAAAGATAAGCGAGAGTACCATCCACAGCGGTTATGGAAAGTGGACTAAACTCGAGACAGACGAACTCCGAGCGTTCTACGCGCTCCGAGCATTCATAGAAATGTTCTGCAAGGATAGGCAGCGAAGTATCTGGAGACCGCAGTACGAGCTTCTCCAGATGCCTAAAGCTTCAACTGTCATGTCATTACGACGGTATGACCAGATAAAACGTTACCTGCATTACTGTAATGAAGTGACGTCAATTCAGGATCGTAGCCATCCTGAATACGACAGACTTTACAAAATCAGGTTCCTCATCAACCACATGAAAGAGCGATTCACAGCAGAGTACTCTCCCTCCCAGGATCTGTCAGTAGACGAGTGCATGATTCCTTTTCGGGGTCGCTGGAGTGGGAAATGTTACGACTCCTCAAAGCCAATCAAATGGGGAGTGAAAGTCTGGATGGCGTGTTGTGCTTCCAGCGGATATGCGCTAAACCTAGATGTCTATTCTGGGAAGGACAGAGACTTTGAGGACTTGACCACAGTGAAAAACTCTGCCGCAGTAGTACTGAAACTAGTTCAAAGTTACTGGGGTCGAGGCTACCATGTAGTTACTGATCGCTACTACACGTCACCTTATCTTCTCCACTGGCTACGTGAGCTTCAGATGTATGGTACTGGTACATGTATGACCAACCGAAAGGAGTACCCGAAACAGCTAATAGCCACCAAAGCGGAAGCTCGGAGGTTGGAGCAAGGGGATTCTAAGTGGCTCCAGTGTGCGAAAACAGGAATTGTAGCAACCCGCTGGAATGACAAGAAACCGATCTACTTCCTGTCAAACTATGTCAGAGCTGAGCTGTAATCCGTAGAAATAAGAAAGGTGAGAAGCTGACAGTGAAGGCCACACCATCCGTCATCGTATACAATCAGATGATGGGTGGTGTGGACCTCAATGATAAAATGGCAAGACTCGATCGCTCTCGAAAGTCATATAAGTGGTACACGCGAATCGACCGCAAATGCTTTCACTGGTCCCTGTACAACGCTTATGTGCTCTATAAGCATGGCCAGGAAAAGCCGATGGAATTCAGAGACTTTGTCCTGCAGATACTGACGACATGGATAGGTGAAAAGTCATTCTCTCAACAGTCAACTAGGACAAACACACCAGCTGCCACTCCCAACAATCCGGAGATACGTCTAGACATGAGCAAACTACACTGTCCCGAGTGGCCTACTAATGGGTCAAAAGATCACCGCTGTGCAGTCTGCCAGAAAAAGTATCTGATAGAATCGCAGCAAAATCCAAAGAAGGCTTACAAAGACTTACAACACAAATCAGTCAAGAGTTCAATTCGGTGTGAAACCTGCAACGTGTACTTGTGCATCAAACGCCGTTCAGACTGCTGGAAAGCGTACCATACCAGAGTTCAGTATTGGAAGTGAAAATCTCGAACATTTCCTCTTTTTTTGCAACTTCGTCAATCCTCTGTTATGTTTTCAGTCatgtcataataataaaaataatgtcttTGAAATCATGTACCATTgtgtttttgtcaaatttttatattcacCAAGTTTGACAGTCTATACATTCTTCAGTAATTGAGCTACAATTTTGCTACTTATACCATTAGAAAGCCCAAAGATTTCTGATTTGAATGAATATAGGTGTTCTTGTAAGAAAAGTTACTCCCAGATGGTCTAAATGACAATATTGTAAAATGAGACATAAACCTTCACTCTAACAATGAGAATGGAGAATAATTAGATAATTGCTTAATGGCTTGGGGACTGAAATGgttaataaaacaaaaccattgggcttgtccgggatttgaacccgggaccAACGAGCCTCCTCGTTTCATTCTTTCATACTTTTCGGGTCGCTAGAAAAAATTTTTGGTGATGCAAAGATTTTTTACTGCCAATCTATTCTACCCGAAAACTTTCCATTATCGAAAGTTGTTTCCAATTTGCTTAAATTCTATTTTCAATGTTAGCTTTTCAAATTGCTAGTCTGCCGCCCATACTGACATTCGTACTTTTAGGCATGCCCTGTTTGACAATTTTTGGTTTAACATCTGAAACCAGTCTCTGTATCGTCTAGAACAGGTTTAACAGCTATCTCATTTATTTGCTAGCAattgcatgtaatatatcttGAGCACATCCCATTATTTAGGCTATTCGACTTTACCCTGAagtggttttattttttcaatactttttagttttcatgtttGATGGAATATTCATATCTGTTCCCGTTAACATTTTTGATCATATTTTCAGCAAACTCATAGAAAACTGTTAGCCATTAACAAAACATAACTTTtgggcttgtccgggatttgaacccgggacctctcgcacccgaagcgagaatcatacccctagaccaacaagcctcTTTCTTCCTTCTAACTTTGCCCTGTTGAACTAAAAATCCCTCAGATAGGGCTTGCATAGAAGTACGAATGTCTGAAATCAGTCCCTATGTATTCTGAATTAGGTTTAACAGCCATAGCGTTTATTTACtagcaattgtatgtaatacatCCTGAGTACAGACCATTATTTAGGCTATCTGACTTTACCCTGAACCggttttattctttcaacaccTTTTAGTTTTCATGTTCGATGGAAGATCCGTATCTGCCTCTGATAACACTTTTTCATCGTATCATCAGAAAACTCATAGAAAACTGTTAGTCATTAATAAAACACAACCATTGGGCTTGTCagggatttgaacccgggacctctcgcacccgaagcgagaatcatacccctagaccaacaagcctcCTTGTTTCATTCTCTCATACTTTTCGGATCGGTAGAAAAGAATTTTGGTGATGCAAAGATTTTTTACTGCCAATCTATTCTACCCCAAAACTTTCCATTATCGAAAGTTGTTTCCAATTTGCTTAAATTCTATTTTCAA
The genomic region above belongs to Watersipora subatra chromosome 1, tzWatSuba1.1, whole genome shotgun sequence and contains:
- the LOC137388542 gene encoding piggyBac transposable element-derived protein 4-like translates to MDFSNDFEYDSDDFVDNATGAHPRTRGIVFDADTGDDDSQLGADFDSDSDFDQLDSNSTSTATTSRPTSTTDTGAASTSTATNIPTGASGDDGSSGNLAAPGYLGFILSDLDNTPTPTFDWQPTEKVMCSPNFDPAAPHGPTRVMPADSKPADFFMLFYDEKLLQSVCDFTNENAARRKISESTIHSGYGKWTKLETDELRAFYALRAFIEMFCKDRQRSIWRPQYELLQMPKASTVMSLRRYDQIKRYLHYCNEVTSIQDRSHPEYDRLYKIRFLINHMKERFTAEYSPSQDLSVDECMIPFRGRWSGKCYDSSKPIKWGVKVWMACCASSGYALNLDVYSGKDRDFEDLTTVKNSAAVVLKLVQSYWGRGYHVVTDRYYTSPYLLHWLRELQMYGTGTCMTNRKEYPKQLIATKAEARRLEQGDSKWLQCAKTGIVATRWNDKKPIYFLSNYVRAEL